A single region of the Epinephelus moara isolate mb chromosome 14, YSFRI_EMoa_1.0, whole genome shotgun sequence genome encodes:
- the mgaa gene encoding MAX dimerization protein MGA a isoform X4 — protein MASKKKQKGMVFHQEGATTPAAALAADHPTARFVVPKPGKASEGGMERNTCVTNEETGMKGKPNMYPSKESIRTSGGLPAAKHSTSSNPQLDNLSPDSICKGIRVTLDNNSMWNEFFRCKTEMILTQQGSRMFPYCRFRISGLQSSKKYSLIMDIQPLDNSRYKWTGKSWQVAGRAECHVKSQPFAHPESPSTGQHWMQNPVSFYKLKLTNNISDQEGNTILHPMHHYLPRLHVVQTDKAAKDIKLNNPNVVTFTFPQTEFMAVIAYQNSRFSQLKVDYNPFAKGLKEEGSSSLGLKLKLNSGKDLHKEGGTTTTEQHPVKKSLKSLLANHKPRSSKAVDEKPSGSADLQKNSTTNKDQSAANVTGECSRSNSHPAQKLFSELIREAHVSLHRCDMEELGFTNSTSHRNEQTNTKTTALKSNGQDNPKKDSISVKTQSKTSPAKKGEVVVSERKVKGDKDLLNSLNYKDNVGTVLKSEVNNVAAPAVSQNSSGDSDQQCKTDAPSEAKVKQHKRPAPLPLPALALFLKQHSTKSKVAKSKLDSSPAALPSESLSDSQSSAATPACSPSDQDRKAAGPWKDLTGYITKSNNQDSGHAAALPRPDEMVLNQPSSPFCPVATTDRKGQRTHFLDSVSVAESTGSELAVQDGTPVLPNSDQPSCTLGTSVSTISSTLATSSTSFISSPTLDTVLPAPNSPQTPTITESSTLPSDSPTMKSDSLLPDPECSSFGFEPLSPASSPEPLPSLPILLALDLDSTTSEPPPKAVSPKELQQSEDSAASVFKWHTVLPQSRLYMDTSFTTFQPTTQTLPLESVPSPLLPSQSPSHSEPQTLDTSTSTSTPPPDSAPSFQENESLPFPAELSPLALHLPLSPTFSSLDGDALSPTPSIADLVHFFSTEDDFGMEVEFSNTEAVAAPCPPPSAVEANTRKPSQQVQPAKKPCKGKKKSQRQKLAKTDVDQNMDAATYTNMRPNLEEVEEQLFISFTSKEALKLHIADSSVGTVSQPQTTPECQLQESADTPENETAESLEEKIAAYEKILLRDLKLMRHRQVIHPVLQEVGLKLSLLDPILAIDLQYLGVRLPIPPPGVSLEPLTQELPPSQGVSAAFVSRTGKTTDVTQIKGWRGKFTPSEAPPPPTATKPEAGPSSDPPKKNLSAFCSDMLDEYLENEGKLIDERAASFSQPQVEPVVYELPTRSTSYVRTLNSVLKKQPSSFPTSDLISGFVPPSKRPKLPVRETKTSRKGNMRQKGPKHHKHSAEPGLTAALSPAESNLFPKQSTVPTATLSSEHTAPVTEPHTPKKHRLKVQLDHTEPFTLSSQPTKRKKLKPKTLSQTLSPLKSTLPQPGVSEDMAPLESDSELGTAVDQNTESSKQKNGPPMTRAMLKQKDLEDEVVWGGRPRTSITEERATVALTSLFTLMGFVSENPTAPIQLVRRQAPLCLNEFCRLGCVCSSLSHCVRISHCGRPQCMLGCSCLKQKVVLLKNLDASDSSPSQQGNVKKKKRKRRMKMAYILKEADSVSQPAERVRVLWKRDSGDLDPDPINIPKPAALSRPPVKTVRPQERRQDSSSSGSSCARVRAYRGKKKSSRKQKRKDQLQSQDDPPETSKDEKSKKVRLKPLKQRDLTLKNTETKPASPPPAADPLPLDPSTRSPSPPSEPPPKPSKRLIILAECKWENESDRSLVLKNLCEAMAWDRLDEPFWIKNYLISPISQTVEDSGGNRCIQYKIHISRPLLEPEKPVKPVKPPQQRKQRETTQQQEHLEQVVMKAEPVDNWQQEVAEHKEEVEEAEPLEDWQREVMEEEEEAEPLEDWQREVEEDDIEEEAESTDHQLHDGRESGGEETNMTSKKTKRMMVSMALPFLIGISPAGFLSANKKQPGGTDHLVQVNGKLYPLAKIQLGRMGALHPANRLAAYLTGRVALNKKPQSSSFSPSKPPQNQSSAPTVSSSSSVVPTPTPTSQPLATIPTSLTVLQPAAVKLDQSAACSDQSAGEAPEGVGTRVVTLKVYPRSRGGGTQFRVIPPASGSSAPTSGNIKDSQVSSSATPPVTTAPKGSQVFMVQVPPPPAPGKLPLPAQPPGPPPPSSSSIAYSSGQRIVLQPVQMASGLQYYRKPDGKLVRLVPLSQLRSVNLNQSTPRASPSVLPAASLQPPVVAAGNQKPPPATATSTLTSLSPLSGLQSFKVSPLTSQLHPASGFLSQKGTCTFKILPANNNMEPMIITCPKVPPKVVSAPGSFTVLQPQHPNATPVNLISLKPSTGQGAELGVKTVTVSAVPVGPGGLSAVPVRPGGLSAVPVGPGGVPAVPVGPGGLSAVPVRPGGVSVVPVGPGGLSAVPVGPGGVSAVPVGPGGLSAVPVGPGGVSAVPVGPSGVSAVPVGPDGVIVHQKPAVQIPYRPPPPAPPESEVTPAPPPKPEPACNLLDLDIICVDYEEELDATETGGEVKQQPDVVEVKDSSSETENSSDFSDESAVEEEKEPTPIQVRNLRFNHNMLEKQRRRKLRQLFEDLRREVGLSKERTSKVSTLKKSVEVIQELWRTEKKLEKKKEKLLKRRDNYLAIIAPITEESRQVSSTRQTSPELSEGGGTGSKDIEVVDLLDDTDEPTENSSEEERPVTKTTNAVTVSEAEDEVQIVAVETVEESSRLNAAQKKLARILRKEDSESSVKKLAYVRSLADAFKALQSVMNTNNTSRSFLLEQANQEIQTLQSENGRLRSLKICLNQQRDAYIREVSQRSGKSKERIRSMLQHLSSKQKEMEMQERLQAANQLQAAVGGGACYSPTEDSTDDVIIITSSSLQQQCTPQAPPTFVSVPPTSTPSSTPVQTPVQTPVQTPGQTPVQTPVQTPVQTPVQTPVQTPVQAPVQTPVQQPQRVLQVSRPILSPPGVSHSVSVVRDRPRTVPNILSRSKNPAASQSIKAVVPAEVLSLVGTALPGQPVLTLSQMMTAPTLLQTSSTPGVASVTLNISNLANQQIHLTSLPHPPTGKIYSSSAPLTITNLTATDLNNLLQLVQPSTTPQQQQQQQQQQQLLIQPQQPPQTKQQILQTPPPPQQQQTPQQQILQPPQETQQQQPPPPPQQQQIPEGPPPSPPAPPPAPLLVVSAGSDPITDQDQPPFQTDTTSEAPRSTQDPFSTPCPGASADRQTEVTEAGPVGAEPQRETRDDESLTSLLNEIVFLNQQTVSTAETPLSGKPSPGDDVMDEDEEYGRANSPWLLELDSDSDETIATEMGAAAVNDHTDMTPGGPQLGPVNGNAKGGVLAPPPLLQMKVGGAKVADPASCDEAAGGEGEGEGGGKREGGVAWRPMPRLVPLGLRGNPPS, from the exons ATGGCTTCTAAGAAGAAGCAGAAAGGAATGGTGTTCCATCAGGAAGGGGCTACCACCCCTGCAGCGGCACTGGCCGCAGACCATCCAACGGCCCGCTTTGTTGTTCCTAAACCAGGGAAGGCAAGTGAAGGTGGGATGGAACGAAACACCTGTGTAACCAATGAAGAGACAGGTATGAAGGGGAAACCCAATATGTACCCATCGAAAGAGTCCATCAGGACATCTGGTGGACTTCCCGCTGCAAAACATTCCACCAGTTCAAACCCTCAGCTGGACAACCTGTCACCTGATAGCATCTGCAAAGGCATCAGAGTGACACTGGACAACAACAGCATGTGGAACGAGTTTTTCAGATGCAAAACGGAGATGATTCTGACTCAGCAAGGCAGCAGGATGTTCCCCTATTGCCGCTTTCGCATCTCTGGCTTGCAGTCCTCCAAGAAATACTCTCTGATCATGGACATTCAACCTTTGGACAACAGTCGTTACAAGTGGACCGGCAAGAGCTGGCAAGTTGCTGGAAGGGCAGAGTGCCATGTTAAGAGTCAACCATTCGCTCATCCAGAGTCCCCGTCAACAGGTCAACACTGGATGCAGAATCCAGTGTCCTTTTACAAACTGAAGCTCACTAACAACATCTCAGATCAAGAGGGGAACACCATCCTGCATCCCATGCACCACTACTTACCACGGCTGCACGTGGTCCAAACTGATAAAGCTGCTAAAGACATAAAACTAAACAATCCCAATGTTGTTACATTCACTTTCCCCCAAACTGAATTTATGGCAGTCATTGCTTACCAGAACTCACGGTTTTCTCAGCTTAAAGTTGACTACAACCCATTTGCTAAAGGACTGAAGGAGGAGGGCTCTAGTTCGTTGGGCCTAAAGCTTAAATTGAACTCTGGCAAAGACTTGCACAAAGAAGGAGGCACAACAACCACTGAGCAACATCCTGTGAAGAAGAGCTTGAAGTCTTTGCTCGCAAACCATAAACCTAGAAGCTCAAAAGCAGTGGACGAGAAGCCTTCAGGGTCAGCTGACCTCCAGAAAAACTCCACCACAAACAAAGATCAGTCAGCTGCCAATGTCACTGGGGAATGTTCGCG CAGCAATTCACATCCAGCTCAGAAATTATTTTCTGAACTGATCCGGGAGGCTCACGTTTCACTGCATAGATGTGACATGGAGGAGCTGGGATTCACTAACAGCACGTCTCACAGAAATGAGCAAACCAACACTAAAACCACAGCTTTGAAAAGCAATGGACAAGATAATCCCAAAAAGGACAGCATATCTgtcaaaacacaaagcaaaacatCACCTGCAAAGAAGGGTGAAGTTGTTGTATCAGAGAGGAAAGTTAAGGGGGATAAGGACCTTTTGAATTCATTGAATTACAAAGACAATGTTGGGACAGTTCTAAAGTCTGAAGTCAATAATGTTGCTGCTCCAGCAGTGTCCCAGAACTCCTCTGGTGACTCAGACCAACAATGTAAGACTGACGCTCCATCAGAGGCGAAAGTAAAGCAACATAAACGGCCAGCACCTCTGCCTCTGCCAgctcttgctctttttttgaAGCAGCATTCAACAAAATCTAAAGTAGCCAAGAGCAAGCTGGACTCTTCTCCTGCAGCACTCCCATCGGAATCTCTGTCTGATTCACAGAGTTCTGCTGCAACTCCTGCATGTTCGCCTTCTGATCAAGACCGCAAAGCAGCTGGTCCATGGAAGGACCTAACTGGATATATCACAAAGTCCAACAACCAGGACTCTGGACATGCTGCTGCACTTCCTAGACCAGATGAAATGGTTTTGAATCAGCCTTCCAGTCCATTTTGTCCTGTTGCCACTACAGACCGAAAGGGACAAAGAACTCATTTCTTGGACTCTGTTTCAGTTGCTGAAAGCACAGGCTCAGAGCTTGCAGTACAAGATGGTACACCAGTGTTACCCAACTCAGATCAGCCATCTTGTACCCTTGGGACATCTGTATCCACCATTTCCTCAACTCTTGCTACCTCTTCTACATCTTTCATTTCATCACCAACCCTCGACACAGTGTTACCTGCCCCAAACTCACCACAAACACCAACCATCACTGAGTCTTCCACACTACCTTCAGACTCGCCAACTATGAAGTCTGATTCTTTGCTACCTGACCCAGAGTGTTCTTCGTTTGGCTTTGAGCCTTTGTCCCCTGCAAGCTCTCCAGAACCCTTACCTTCCCTGCCCATCTTGTTAGCTCTAGATCTTGACTCCACTACTTCTGAACCACCTCCAAAAGCAGTATCTCCCAAAGAGTTGCAGCAAAGTGAAGACtctgctgcctctgtgtttAAATGGCACACAGTGTTACCTCAAAGTAGGCTGTACATGGACACTTCATTCACAACATTTCAACCTACAACACAGACTCTTCCTTTAGAGTCTGTTCCGTCACCTTTGTTGCCTTCCCAGTCTCCTTCCCACTCTGAACCACAGACTCTCGACACCTCCACATCCACATCCACACCTCCCCCTGATTCTGCTCCATCATTTCAAGAAAATGAATCACTGCCCTTCCCTGCAGAGCTGTCCCCCCTTGCACTTCACTTGCCGCTGTCTCCAACCTTTTCTTCATTAGATGGAGATGCATTGTCACCCACCCCTTCAATCGCAGACCTTGTGCACTTTTTCTCCACCGAAGATGACTTTGGGATGGAGGTGGAGTTTTCAAACACAGAGGCAGTAGCTGCTCCCTGCCCACCTCCAAGCGCAGTAGAGGCAAATACACGCAAGCCTTCTCAGCAGGTGCAACCAGCCAAAAAACCCTGCAAGGGCAAAAAGAAGTCCCAGCGGCAAAAGCTTGCCAAGACAGATGTAGATCAGAACATGGATGCTGCCACCTACACTAACATGAGGCCTAACTTGGAGGAAGTTGAGGAGCAGTTATTTATCTCATTCACCTCAAag GAGGCCCTCAAACTTCACATTGCGGACTCCTCTGTTGGAACGGTCTCACAGCCTCAGACGACACCTGAATGTCAACTGCAAGAATCTGCTGACACACCTGAGAATG AGACAGCAGAGAGTTTGGAGGAGAAGATCGCTGCATACGAGAAGATTCTTCTGAGAGACTTGAAGCTgatgagacacagacaggtgatCCATCCTGTGCTGCAGGAAG TTGGTCTGAAGCTGAGCCTGCTGGATCCGATTCTGGCCATAGACCTGCAGTACCTGGGAGTCCGTCTGCCCATCCCCCCTCCTGGAGTCTCTCTGGAGCCGCTGACCCAGGAGCTGCCGCCGTCTCAAG GTGTTTCTGCAGCTTTTGTGTCACGgacaggaaaaacaacagatgTGACTCAGATTAAAGGTTGGAGAGGGAAATTCACTCCATCAGAGGCTCCTCCCCCTCCAACAGCAACCAAACCTGAAG CTGGTCCCAGTTCAGATCCGCCAAAGAAGAACCTGTCTGCGTTCTGCAGCGACATGTTGGATGAGTATCTTGAGAATGAAGGGAAGCTGATTGATGAGCGAGCCGCCAGCTTCTCTCAGCCTCAGGTGGAACCGGTAGTGTATGAGCTGCCTACCAGGAGCACCAGCTACGTTCGAACCCTCAACAGTGTCCTGAAGAAACAGCCCAGCAGCTTCCCCACCTCAGACCTCATATCTGGGTTTGTCCCCCCGTCCAAGAGACCTAAACTCCCCGTCAGAGAGACCAAAACAtcaaggaaaggaaacatgagGCAGAAAGGTCcaaaacaccacaaacacagtGCAGAACCAGGTTTAACAGCTGCACTCAGTCCAGCTGAATCAAACCTGTTCCCTAAACAATCCACAGTCCCAACAGCCACTCTCTCATCAGAACACACAGCCCCCGTCACTGAACCTCATACACCAAAGAAACACCGCCTGAAAGTCCAATTGGACCACACAGAACCGTTTACTCTCTCTTCTCAACCCACGAAGAGGAAGAAGCTCAAACCCAAGACCTTGTCCCAGACCCTCAGTCCCCTCAAGTCCACCCTCCCCCAGCCTGGCGTGTCAGAGGATATGGCTCCGCTGGAGTCTGACTCTGAACTGGGGACCGCTGTCGATCAGAACACAGAGAGCAGCAAGCAGAAGAACGGGCCGCCGATGACCCGAGCTATGCTGAAGCAGAAGGACCTGGAGGACGAGGTTGTGTGGGGGGGGCGACCTAGGACCAGCATCACAGAGGAGAGGGCCACTGTTGCTCTGACATCACTTTTTACGTTGATG GGTTTTGTCAGTGAGAACCCGACCGCTCCCATCCAGCTGGTGCGGAGACAAGCCCCTCTCTGCCTGAACGAGTTCTGCCGGCTGGGCTGCGTGTGCTCCAGTCTGTCCCACTGCGTCAGGATCAGTCACTGTGGccggccccagtgcatgctgggctGCAGCTGCCTCAAACAGAAGGTGGTCCTCCTCAAGAACCTGGACGCCTCTGACTCCAGTCCGTCCCAGCAGGGGAAcgtcaagaagaagaagaggaagaggaggatgaagatggCCTACA TCCTGAAGGAGGCGGACAGTGTTTCCCAGCCTGCAGAGCGGGTCCGGGTGCTTTGGAAGAGGGACAGCGGAGACTTGGATCCAGACCCGATCAACATCCCTAAACCAGCAGCCCTGTCCCGCCCCCCTGTGAAAACTGTAAGGCCTCAG gagagacgacaggacagcagcagcagcggcagcagctgTGCCAGAGTCAGAGCTTAcagagggaagaagaagagcagcaggaaacagaagAGGAAGGATCAACTGCAGAGTCAGGACGATCCACCG GAGACGTCTAAAGATGAAAAGTCTAAAAAGGTTCGGCTGAAGCCTTTGAAACAGAGAGACCTGACGCTGAAGAACACAGAGACCAAACCCGCCAGTCCTCCACCAG CAGCTGATCCGCTGCCTCTGGATCCCTCCACCCGGTCTCCCAGTCCTCCGTCCGAGCCGCCTCCGAAGCCGTCGAAGCGTCTGATCATCCTGGCGGAGTGCAAGTGGGAGAACGAAAGTGACCGCAGCCTGGTGCTGAAGAATCTGTGTGAGGCGATGGCATGGGACCGACTGGACGAACCTTTCTGGATCAAAAATTATCTCATCAGTCCCATTAGTCAGACTGTGGAGGACAGTGGTGGCAACCGCTGCATCCAGTACAAGATCCACATCTCCAGACCCCTGCTGGAGCCGGAGAAACCAGTGAAACCAGTGAAGCCACcacaacagaggaaacagagggagaCAACACAACAGCAG GAACACCTGGAACAGGTTGTCATGAAGGCGGAGCCTGTTGACAATTGGCAGCAGGAGGTGGCAGAGCACAAAGAAGAGGTGGAAGAGGCAGAGCCACTTGAAGACTGGCAGCGAGaagtgatggaggaggaggaagaggcggAGCCACTTGAAGATTGgcagagagaggtggaggaagacGATATCGAGGAGGAGGCGGAGTCAACAGATCACCAGCTGCATGATGGGAGAGAGAGTGGCGGAGAGGAAACGAATATGACGTCAAAGAAGACGAAGAGGATGATGGTCAGCATGGCTCTGCCGTTCCTGATAGGAATCTCCCCCGCCGGCTTTCTCTCGGCCAATAAGAAGCAGCCGGGAGGAACAGACCACCTGGTCCAG GTGAATGGGAAGCTCTATCCTCTGGCTAAGATCCAGCTGGGGAGGATGGGTGCGCTCCATCCCGCGAACCGCCTGGCAGCGTATCTCACTGGTCGGGTGGCGTTAAACAAGAAGCCACAAAGTTCCTCTTTCTCACCATCTAAACCTCCTCAGAACCAGAGTTCAGCCCCGACCgtctcctcatcttcctctgtggTTCCCACCCCAACGCCCACATCTCAGCCGTTAGCCACCATCCCAACCTCCCTGACAG TTCTTCAGCCTGCAGCAGTGAAGCTCGACCAATCAGCTGCCTGCTCTGACCAGAGTGCAGGTGAAGCACCTGAGGGGGTGGGGACCCGGGTCGTCACTTTGAAGGTGTACCCGCGTTCAAGGGGAGGAGGCACTCAGTTCAGAGTGATACCCCCAGCTTCTGGAAGCTCCGCCCCCACGTCGGGTAATATTAAAG ACTCTCAGGTCAGCAGCTCTGCGACTCCACCTGTGACAACGGCTCCTAAAGGCTCTCAGGTGTTCATGGTTCAGgttccacctcctcctgctcctgggAAACTACCTCTACCGGCCCAGCCACCCGGCCcaccacccccctcctcctcctccattgcCTACTCCTCTGGTCAGAGGATCGTCCTGCAGCCGGTCCAGATGGCGTCAGGACTCCAGTACTACCGCAAACCAGACGGTAAATTGGTCCGACTGGTTCCCCTCAGCCAGTTGAGATCAGTCAACTTGAACCAGTCCACTCCACGAG cCTCGCCCTCAGTCCTCCCTGCTGCATCCCTTCAACCTCCAGTCGTCGCTGCTGGTAACCAAAAACCACCTCCGGCCACAGCCACCTCCACCCTCACCTCCCTCTCCCCTTTGTCCGGCCTCCAGTCTTTCAAGGTGTCCCCCCTCACTTCCCAGCTCCACCCTGCCTCTGGTTTCCTGTCTCAGAAGGGGACGTGCACCTTTAAAATCCTCCCCGCTAACAACAACATGGAGCCAATGATCATCACCTGTCCTAAAGTTCCTCCAAAGGTGGTGTCAGCTCCAGGCTCCTTCACTGTGCTCCAACCTCAACACCCCAACGCGACCCCAGTGAACCTCATCTCCCTCAAACCCTCCACAGGTCAGGGGGCTGAGCTCGGGGTCAAAACAGTGACTGTGTCCGCGGTCCCAGTGGGTCCTGGTGGGTTATCTGCTGTCCCAGTGCGTCCTGGTGGGTTATCGGCGGTCCCAGTGGGTCCTGGTGGGGTACCAGCGGTCCCAGTGGGTCCTGGTGGGTTATCTGCTGTCCCAGTGCGTCCTGGTGGGGTATCAGTGGTCCCAGTGGGTCCTGGTGGGTTATCAGCGGTCCCAGTGGGTCCTGGTGGGGTATCAGCGGTCCCAGTGGGTCCTGGTGGGTTATCAGCTGTTCCAGTGGGTCCTGGTGGCGTGTCTGCAGTCCCAGTGGGTCCTAGTGGGGTATCTGCGGTCCCAGTGGGTCCTGATGGGGTGATAGTCCACCAGAAACCTGCCGTCCAGATCCCTTAcagacctcctcctccagcaccACCAGAGTCAGAGGTGACACCTGCCCCCCCACCAAAGCCGGAGCCGGCCTGCAACCTGTTGGACCTGGACATAATCTGTGTGGACTACGAGGAAGAGCTTGACGCCACAGAAACAGGGGGCGAGGTGAAGCAGCAACCGGATGTGGTGGAGGTGAAGGATTCGAGCAGCGAGACGGAGAACTCGTCAGATTTCAGTGACGAGTCGGCGGTCGAAGAAGAGAAAGAGCCGACTCCCATCCAGGTAAGAAAT CTGCGTTTCAATCACAACATGTTGGAGAAGCAGCGTCGGAGGAAGTTACGGCAGCTGTTCGAAGATCTGAGGAGAGAAGTGGGACTGAGCAAAGAGAGGACGTCAAAGGTCTCCACGCTGAAGAAG tCGGTGGAGGTGATCCAGGAGCTCTGGAGGACTGAGAAAAAActagagaagaagaaggagaaactACTCAAGAGGAGGGATAATTACCTCGCCATCATCGCTCCAATAACAG AGGAGAGCAGACAGGTGAGCAGCACACGTCAGACATCACCTGAGCtgtcagagggaggagggacagGAAGTAAGGACATAGAAGTGGTGGATCTGTTGGACGACACGGACGAACCGACGGAGAACTCGTCTGAGGAGGAGAGACCTGTTACCAAGACGACCAACGCTGTCACTGTCTCAGAG gcGGAGGATGAGGTTCAGATCGTTGCCGTGGAGACGGTGGAGGAGAGCAGTCGGCTGAATGCAGCTCAGAAGAAGCTGGCGAGGATCCTGAGGAAGGAGGACTCAGA AAGCAGCGTGAAGAAGCTGGCCTATGTTCGGAGCCTCGCAGACGCCTTCAAAGCTCTCCAATCAGTCATGAACACCAACAACACTTCAAGGAGCTTTCTGCTGGAGCAG gCTAATCAGGAGATTCAGACTCTTCAGAGTGAAAATGGGAGACTGCGGAGTCTGAAGATCTGTCTGAACCAGCAGAGAGACGCCTACATCAGAGAGGTCTCCCAGAGATCAG GTAAAAGCAAGGAGAGAATCCGGAGCATGCTTCAGCACCTGTCGTCCAAACAGAAGGAGATGGAGATGCAGGAGAGACTCCAAGCGGCCAATCAGCTGCAAGCAGCAGTAGGGGGTGGAGCCTGTTACTCTCCAACAGAAGACTCGACTGATGACGTCATCATAATCACATCCTCCAGCCTGCAGCAACAGTGCACTCCACAGGCTCCTCCCACTTTTGTTTCTGTCCCACCTACCAGCACACCTTCATCCACACCTGTCCAAACTCCTGTCCAAACACCTGTCCAAACACCTGGCCAAACTCCTGTCCAAACACCTGTCCAAACACCTGTCCAAACACCTGTCCAAACTCCTGTCCAAACACCTGTCCAAGCACCTGTCCAAACACCTGTCCAGCAGCCTCAGAGGGTCCTGCAGGTGTCAAGGCccatcctctctcctcctggtgTGTCCCACAGTGTATCAGTGGTAAGGGACAGGCCGAGGACGGTCCCCAACATCCTGTCTCGCAGTAAGAATCCAGCTGCATCACAATCCATTAAGGCCGTGGTACCAGCAGAGGTTCTGTCCCTGGTCGGTACTGCGTTGCCGGGGCAACCAGTCCTGACCCTCAGCCAAATGATGACGGCACCTACATTACTGCAGACTTCTTCTACACCAG GCGTGGCCTCAGTCACCCTCAACATCTCCAATCTGGCCAATCAGCAGATCCACCTCACCTCACTGCCCCACCCCCCAACCGGTAAGATCTACAGCAGCTCTGCCCCCCTCACCATCACTAACCTAACAG CCACAGACCTCAACAACCTGCTGCAGCTGGTTCAACCATCAACtacaccacaacaacaacaacaacaacaacaacaacaacagctactAATACAACCCCAACAACCACCACAAACTAAACAACAAATCCTacaaacaccaccaccaccacaacaacaacaaacaccacaacaacaaatacTACAGCCACCAcaagaaacacaacaacaacagccgCCGCCACccccccagcagcagcagatccCAGAGGGTcctcccccttctcctcctgctcctcctcctgctcccctCCTGGTGGTCTCTGCTGGATCAGACCCGATAACAGACCAGGACCAGCCTCCATTCCAGACTGACACTACATCTGAGGCTCCACGCTCCACCCAGGACCCTTTCTCCACTCCTTGCCCAGGAGCGAGTGCTGACCGTCAGACTGAGGTCACAGAGGCGGGGCCTGTGGGGGCGGAGCCGCAGCGGGAGACCAGAGATGACGAGAGTCTGACGTCGCTCCTCAACGAGATCGTCTTCCTCAACCAGCAGACCGTCTCCACAGCAGAGACGCCTTTATCAGGGAAACCGTCCCCAGGGGATGATGTAATGGACGAAGATGAGGAGTATGGACGCGCCAACAGCCCCTGGCTCCTGGAGCTGGACTCTGACTCTGATGAAACCATTGCCACGGAGATGGGGGCGGCAGCGGTTAATGACCACACGGACATGACACCTGGTGGACCGCAGCTTGGACCTGTTAATGGGAATGCTAAAGGTGGCGTCCTGGCTCCGCCCCCTCTCCTGCAAATGAAAGTGGGCGGGGCCAAGGTGGCGGACCCTGCCAGCTGTGATGAAGCAGCAGGAGGGGAAGGAGAAGGGGAAGGAGGGGGGAAGAGGGAGGGTGGCGTGGCCTGGAGGCCAATGCCGAGGCTGGTTCCTCTGGGGCTGAGAGGAAACCCACCCAGCTGA